From the genome of Papaver somniferum cultivar HN1 chromosome 2, ASM357369v1, whole genome shotgun sequence, one region includes:
- the LOC113354144 gene encoding serine/arginine-rich splicing factor RSZ22-like isoform X2 — translation MDAIRGLDGKNNWRLELSHNSKGGSGGRAGGGRGGRSVSEDLKCYECSEPNWVCGRGVLSSKMGLLLGDSNSKVDLI, via the exons ATGGATGCTATTCGTGGTTTGGATG GGAAGAACAATTGGCGTCTAGAGCTATCTCACAATTCAAAAGGGGGGAGTGGAGGTCGTGCTGGTGGTGGACGTGGAGGACGCAGTGTAAGCGAGGACTTGAAATGTTATGAGTGTAGTGAGCCTAATTGGGTTTGTGGTCGGGGCGTGTTGTCGAGCAAGATGGGACTGTTACTGGGTGATAGTAATAGCAAAGTGGATTTGATTTGA
- the LOC113354144 gene encoding serine/arginine-rich splicing factor RSZ22-like isoform X1, with protein sequence MLEILDPRVSERELEDEFRVYGVSGGKNNWRLELSHNSKGGSGGRAGGGRGGRSVSEDLKCYECSEPNWVCGRGVLSSKMGLLLGDSNSKVDLI encoded by the exons ATGTTGGAAATTTTAGATCCTCGTGTTTCAGAGAGGGAACTTGAAGATGAATTTAGGGTTTATGGTGTCTCCGGAG GGAAGAACAATTGGCGTCTAGAGCTATCTCACAATTCAAAAGGGGGGAGTGGAGGTCGTGCTGGTGGTGGACGTGGAGGACGCAGTGTAAGCGAGGACTTGAAATGTTATGAGTGTAGTGAGCCTAATTGGGTTTGTGGTCGGGGCGTGTTGTCGAGCAAGATGGGACTGTTACTGGGTGATAGTAATAGCAAAGTGGATTTGATTTGA